One Oreochromis niloticus isolate F11D_XX linkage group LG16, O_niloticus_UMD_NMBU, whole genome shotgun sequence genomic window carries:
- the LOC109197360 gene encoding uncharacterized protein LOC109197360 isoform X3, with the protein MSRSEDRKMDTNKVQSEVQACFSLYLMIMVLKPNQAALLFTQLLVVWHVFAEFVEKGHRGVMVITGDSVTLTCNISEENATQISWTNGRSVFQHSIVLNRTFSNFSFYKLKINHQLPPEITVFSAQAEDEGLYTCSITGKDGLHSITWNLTVSEKPKKSISKYFLSILSPAIGFILCGIMLAVFLCRKGMTRTLNQDPVEDQFPPESEEGTTAHLKNNTWRSQYTELQNSIYGHF; encoded by the exons ATGAGCAGGAGTGAAGACCGCAAAATGG ATACAAATAAAGTTCAAAGTGAAGTTCAAGCCTGCTTCTCTCTCTATCTGATGATCATGGTGTTGAAACCAAACCAAGCAGCACTGCTCTTCACTCAGCTATTAGTGGTGTGGCATGTCTTTGCAG AGTTTGTTGAAAAAGGACACAGAGGTGTGATGGTGATCACAGGAGATTCTGTGACCCTGACTTGCAACATATCTGAGGAAAATGCAACACAAATCTCCTGGACCAACGGCAGATCTGTTTTTCAACATTCAATTGTGCTGAATCGCACCTTTTCAAATTTCTCATTTtacaaactgaaaataaaccATCAGTTACCTCCAGAGATAACTGTTTTTAGTGCTCAAGCTGAGGATGAAGGACTTTATACATGTAGCATAACTGGCAAAGATGGCCTACACAGCATTACGTGGAATTTAACTGTGTCTGAGAAGCCCAAAA AATCCATTTCAAAGTATTTTCTATCCATACTATCACCTGCAATTGGATTCATTCTATGTGGCATCATGTTGGCtgttttcctctgcag AAAAGGTATGACGAGGACACTGAATCAGGATCCAGTCGAGGATCAATTTCCTCCTGAGTCCGAAGAG GGTACCACTGCTCATTTGAAAAATAACACATGGAGGAGTCAATATACAGAGTTGCAGAATTCAATCTATGGTCACTTCTGA
- the LOC109197360 gene encoding uncharacterized protein LOC109197360 isoform X2 — MSRSEDRKMDTNKVQSEVQACFSLYLMIMVLKPNQAALLFTQLLVVWHVFAEFVEKGHRGVMVITGDSVTLTCNISEENATQISWTNGRSVFQHSIVLNRTFSNFSFYKLKINHQLPPEITVFSAQAEDEGLYTCSITGKDGLHSITWNLTVSEKPKKSISKYFLSILSPAIGFILCGIMLAVFLCRKSRTRCLKKDLYKNRTLTCVQYHVHHVQLGGKMASSQLQSFAVYMTGST; from the exons ATGAGCAGGAGTGAAGACCGCAAAATGG ATACAAATAAAGTTCAAAGTGAAGTTCAAGCCTGCTTCTCTCTCTATCTGATGATCATGGTGTTGAAACCAAACCAAGCAGCACTGCTCTTCACTCAGCTATTAGTGGTGTGGCATGTCTTTGCAG AGTTTGTTGAAAAAGGACACAGAGGTGTGATGGTGATCACAGGAGATTCTGTGACCCTGACTTGCAACATATCTGAGGAAAATGCAACACAAATCTCCTGGACCAACGGCAGATCTGTTTTTCAACATTCAATTGTGCTGAATCGCACCTTTTCAAATTTCTCATTTtacaaactgaaaataaaccATCAGTTACCTCCAGAGATAACTGTTTTTAGTGCTCAAGCTGAGGATGAAGGACTTTATACATGTAGCATAACTGGCAAAGATGGCCTACACAGCATTACGTGGAATTTAACTGTGTCTGAGAAGCCCAAAA AATCCATTTCAAAGTATTTTCTATCCATACTATCACCTGCAATTGGATTCATTCTATGTGGCATCATGTTGGCtgttttcctctgcag AAAAAGCCGGACCAGGTGCCTGAAAAAGGACCTTTACAAGAACAGGACCTTGACTTGTGTCCAGTATCATGTGCATCATGTTCAGCTTGGAGGAAAG atggcctcttCACAACTCCAAAGTTTTGCAGTGTACATGACAGGCAGCACTTGA
- the LOC109197360 gene encoding uncharacterized protein LOC109197360 isoform X1, whose translation MSRSEDRKMDTNKVQSEVQACFSLYLMIMVLKPNQAALLFTQLLVVWHVFAEFVEKGHRGVMVITGDSVTLTCNISEENATQISWTNGRSVFQHSIVLNRTFSNFSFYKLKINHQLPPEITVFSAQAEDEGLYTCSITGKDGLHSITWNLTVSEKPKKSISKYFLSILSPAIGFILCGIMLAVFLCRKGMTRTLNQDPVEDQFPPESEEKKPDQVPEKGPLQEQDLDLCPVSCASCSAWRKDGLFTTPKFCSVHDRQHLKRLSSFCGLYKKKVLKKAK comes from the exons ATGAGCAGGAGTGAAGACCGCAAAATGG ATACAAATAAAGTTCAAAGTGAAGTTCAAGCCTGCTTCTCTCTCTATCTGATGATCATGGTGTTGAAACCAAACCAAGCAGCACTGCTCTTCACTCAGCTATTAGTGGTGTGGCATGTCTTTGCAG AGTTTGTTGAAAAAGGACACAGAGGTGTGATGGTGATCACAGGAGATTCTGTGACCCTGACTTGCAACATATCTGAGGAAAATGCAACACAAATCTCCTGGACCAACGGCAGATCTGTTTTTCAACATTCAATTGTGCTGAATCGCACCTTTTCAAATTTCTCATTTtacaaactgaaaataaaccATCAGTTACCTCCAGAGATAACTGTTTTTAGTGCTCAAGCTGAGGATGAAGGACTTTATACATGTAGCATAACTGGCAAAGATGGCCTACACAGCATTACGTGGAATTTAACTGTGTCTGAGAAGCCCAAAA AATCCATTTCAAAGTATTTTCTATCCATACTATCACCTGCAATTGGATTCATTCTATGTGGCATCATGTTGGCtgttttcctctgcag AAAAGGTATGACGAGGACACTGAATCAGGATCCAGTCGAGGATCAATTTCCTCCTGAGTCCGAAGAG AAAAAGCCGGACCAGGTGCCTGAAAAAGGACCTTTACAAGAACAGGACCTTGACTTGTGTCCAGTATCATGTGCATCATGTTCAGCTTGGAGGAAAG atggcctcttCACAACTCCAAAGTTTTGCAGTGTACATGACAGGCAGCACTTGAAGAGACTCAGCTCATTCTGTGGACTTTACAAGAAGAAAGTTCTGAAAAAAGCTAAATGA